In uncultured Trichococcus sp., one DNA window encodes the following:
- a CDS encoding branched-chain amino acid aminotransferase, producing MTQTEEQKALNIDWENLGFSYIKTDYRFISYWKDGKWDDGEMTTDNKVHISEGSPVLHYGQSCFEGMKAYRTKDGSINLFRPEENAKRMINSCQRLLMPEFPVEKFVEAAKAVVKANEKWVPPYNTGSTLYMRPYMIGVGDNIGVSPATEYIFSIFVMPVGPYFKGGLTPTNFIVSDYDRAAPHGTGAAKVGGNYASSLLPGKEAHDRNFSDCIYLDPATHTKIEEVGSANFFGITKDNRFVTPKSPSILPSITKYSLLYLAEHNLGMEVEEGDVYIDKLDEFSEAGACGTAAVISPIGGIQNGDDFHIFYSETEVGPVTRKLYEELTGIQFGDLEAPEGWIVKVD from the coding sequence ATGACACAGACAGAAGAACAGAAAGCGTTGAACATCGATTGGGAAAATCTGGGGTTCAGCTACATCAAGACGGATTACCGCTTCATTTCTTATTGGAAAGACGGGAAATGGGACGACGGCGAAATGACGACCGACAACAAAGTCCACATCAGCGAAGGCTCGCCGGTGCTGCATTACGGCCAATCCTGCTTCGAGGGGATGAAGGCGTACCGCACAAAAGACGGCAGCATCAACCTGTTCCGTCCTGAAGAAAACGCCAAACGGATGATCAACAGCTGCCAACGCCTGTTGATGCCTGAGTTTCCGGTTGAAAAATTTGTCGAAGCCGCTAAGGCGGTCGTCAAAGCCAATGAAAAATGGGTACCTCCCTACAACACCGGCAGCACGCTCTATATGCGCCCCTATATGATCGGTGTCGGCGACAACATCGGCGTCAGCCCGGCGACCGAATACATCTTCTCCATCTTCGTAATGCCGGTTGGCCCTTACTTCAAGGGTGGCCTGACGCCTACGAACTTCATCGTGTCCGACTACGACCGCGCCGCTCCGCACGGTACGGGTGCAGCGAAGGTCGGCGGAAACTACGCAAGCAGCCTGCTGCCGGGCAAAGAAGCGCATGACCGCAACTTCAGCGACTGCATCTACTTGGATCCGGCAACGCACACGAAGATCGAAGAAGTAGGTTCCGCAAACTTCTTCGGCATCACGAAGGACAACCGTTTCGTGACTCCAAAATCACCATCGATCCTGCCGAGCATCACCAAGTATTCCTTGTTGTATTTGGCCGAGCACAATTTGGGCATGGAAGTCGAGGAAGGCGATGTCTACATCGACAAGCTGGATGAATTCAGTGAAGCCGGTGCTTGCGGTACTGCAGCCGTCATCTCTCCGATCGGCGGCATCCAAAACGGCGACGATTTCCACATATTCTATTCGGAAACGGAAGTCGGACCTGTGACGCGCAAATTGTATGAGGAATTGACCGGCATCCAATTCGGCGACTTAGAAGCGCCGGAAGGCTGGATCGTGAAAGTAGACTGA
- a CDS encoding YihY/virulence factor BrkB family protein has product MNALRKYIKNPKIRQIMVLFQQHWGRMEIGRQSAEMAYYVLLALLPSLLLLGNIIPLLPLPREQVLSYVEMALPLEVSNTLTPILEQYLNSGSGGVVSFGLVLSIWTASKAFNVFQNVLNQVYNTKMRKNFIVHRIFSFVIAFLLVAMIALVAFLFMFGRYIRDFFEEFLSIRLDFITAFEDVRWIGAFLIISIIMTVIYFVVPNVRWSFKFSVPGAAFATIGFLLISQLFSLYVGVAGSQAIGNGAIGVVITLLLWLYLMGTVLILGGFLNVMLYHYFRPLPVVLKEESRYAIRYSKNALALTVNEQSLKRRLIRKKLRIQANKQADI; this is encoded by the coding sequence ATGAACGCATTAAGGAAATACATCAAAAATCCAAAAATTCGCCAAATAATGGTCTTGTTCCAGCAGCATTGGGGTCGGATGGAAATCGGCCGGCAGTCGGCTGAGATGGCCTACTATGTGTTGTTGGCGCTGCTTCCGTCCCTGTTGTTGCTGGGGAACATCATCCCATTGCTGCCGTTGCCGCGGGAGCAGGTGCTGTCCTACGTGGAGATGGCCCTGCCGCTTGAAGTCAGCAACACGCTCACACCGATACTGGAACAATACTTGAACAGCGGCAGTGGCGGGGTGGTTTCATTCGGGCTGGTGCTGTCGATCTGGACGGCCTCGAAAGCCTTCAATGTATTCCAGAACGTTTTGAATCAAGTTTACAACACGAAGATGCGCAAGAATTTCATCGTTCATAGGATCTTTTCATTCGTGATCGCCTTTCTGTTGGTCGCCATGATTGCGCTTGTCGCCTTCCTGTTCATGTTCGGCAGATACATCCGTGATTTCTTCGAAGAGTTCTTGTCCATCCGGTTGGACTTCATCACCGCCTTCGAAGATGTCCGTTGGATCGGGGCCTTCCTGATCATCTCCATCATCATGACGGTCATTTATTTTGTGGTGCCGAATGTGCGTTGGTCATTCAAATTTTCGGTGCCGGGTGCGGCGTTCGCGACAATCGGCTTCCTGTTGATTTCGCAACTGTTCTCCTTGTATGTCGGAGTCGCCGGCAGCCAGGCAATCGGGAACGGGGCGATCGGGGTAGTGATCACGCTGCTGCTGTGGCTGTATCTGATGGGGACTGTGCTGATACTGGGAGGCTTCCTCAATGTGATGCTGTACCATTATTTTCGGCCGCTGCCGGTCGTACTGAAGGAAGAGAGCCGGTATGCGATCCGTTATTCGAAGAACGCATTGGCGCTGACCGTCAATGAACAATCGCTGAAACGGCGTCTGATCCGCAAAAAACTGCGCATCCAAGCGAACAAACAAGCTGACATATGA
- a CDS encoding FtsW/RodA/SpoVE family cell cycle protein produces MRNQQTTQNADVSKIDYGIILSVFLLAIISVLTIYSTTVLQMGGGIETTIMQLVWYGIGIIAAAIVMRFDSEQLWKVAPLAYGAGVLLLFLVLIFYDRNTYYLQGAKSWFRFGGVTFQPSEVMKVALIIMLARVITEHNMQIDDRTEKTDMNLLLKIAMWSAPPLLLVILQNDLGTTLVFLAIIIGMTFLSGVSWKILLPVFGTIGALGSLLIYLVVYNRDVLLNFGFQNYQFARIDSWLDPFGDSTGDAYQLAQSMKAIGSGKLFGKGLGVSEVYVPVRVSDMIFSTIGENFGFIGGCFLIFIYFLLIYQMIRICFDTKNEFYAYMATGVIMMILFHVLENIGMTIGLLPITGIPLPFISQGGSALLGNMLGIGLVMSMRYHYRSYMFSEEDEHFGI; encoded by the coding sequence ATGCGAAATCAACAAACTACGCAGAATGCGGATGTTTCGAAGATCGATTACGGCATTATCCTGTCCGTGTTCCTTCTGGCCATCATCAGCGTTCTGACGATTTATTCAACTACTGTCCTGCAGATGGGCGGCGGGATCGAGACGACCATCATGCAACTCGTTTGGTACGGCATCGGCATCATCGCGGCGGCCATCGTGATGCGTTTCGATTCCGAACAACTCTGGAAGGTCGCGCCGCTTGCATACGGGGCCGGTGTCCTGCTCCTGTTCCTGGTCCTGATTTTCTATGACCGCAATACCTATTATCTCCAAGGGGCGAAAAGTTGGTTCCGCTTCGGTGGCGTCACCTTCCAGCCTTCGGAGGTCATGAAGGTCGCGCTCATCATCATGCTGGCGCGGGTCATCACCGAGCACAATATGCAGATCGATGACCGGACCGAAAAAACGGACATGAACCTGCTGCTGAAGATCGCCATGTGGTCGGCGCCACCGCTGCTACTGGTCATTCTGCAGAACGATCTCGGGACGACGCTCGTGTTCCTGGCGATCATCATCGGCATGACGTTCCTTTCAGGCGTTTCCTGGAAAATCCTGCTGCCTGTATTCGGGACGATCGGGGCACTCGGCTCGCTGCTCATCTACCTGGTCGTCTACAACCGCGATGTGCTCCTGAATTTCGGCTTCCAAAATTACCAATTCGCCCGGATCGATTCCTGGCTCGATCCGTTCGGGGACAGCACCGGCGACGCCTATCAGCTGGCGCAAAGCATGAAAGCGATCGGATCAGGCAAACTGTTCGGCAAAGGTCTCGGCGTTTCCGAAGTCTACGTGCCGGTCCGCGTTTCCGATATGATCTTCTCCACAATCGGCGAGAATTTCGGCTTCATCGGCGGATGTTTTCTCATTTTCATCTATTTCCTGCTCATCTATCAGATGATCCGCATCTGTTTCGATACGAAAAATGAATTTTATGCCTACATGGCGACGGGCGTCATCATGATGATCCTGTTCCACGTATTGGAAAATATCGGCATGACGATCGGGCTGTTGCCGATCACCGGTATCCCGTTGCCGTTCATTTCGCAAGGGGGCTCGGCGCTGCTCGGCAATATGCTGGGGATCGGGCTGGTCATGTCGATGCGCTACCATTACCGCAGCTACATGTTCTCGGAAGAGGACGAACATTTCGGAATCTGA
- a CDS encoding arsenate reductase family protein encodes MITIYQHPKCSTCKKTRAWFDAEGIAYELKDIREERPDRESIRQAITTGNLSLRRIFNTSGNLYKEMQLKDKLDSMDLEDALDLLESDGMLIRRPFVTDGTQITVGHDEEKFTTTWK; translated from the coding sequence ATGATCACCATTTACCAACATCCCAAGTGCTCGACCTGCAAAAAGACGCGGGCTTGGTTCGACGCAGAAGGCATCGCCTACGAATTGAAGGACATCCGCGAAGAGCGCCCGGACCGGGAAAGCATCCGCCAAGCGATCACAACCGGCAATCTGTCGCTGCGCCGCATCTTCAACACGAGCGGCAACCTGTACAAGGAAATGCAGCTGAAGGACAAACTCGACAGCATGGACCTGGAAGATGCACTGGACTTGCTGGAATCGGACGGCATGCTGATCCGCCGGCCATTCGTCACGGACGGCACGCAGATCACGGTCGGCCACGACGAAGAGAAATTCACGACTACGTGGAAATAA
- a CDS encoding glycine cleavage system protein H produces MSDNTVKYSENGFWIKKEADKYIIGLSEKGQDDLGEVSFIDLPETGAIKTTDTLIGVEAAKAMTDLTSPLAGTITAVNEALENNPENLNSNDATVNWIVELADVSAEAFEALQNESGL; encoded by the coding sequence ATGTCTGATAACACAGTGAAATACAGCGAGAACGGCTTCTGGATCAAGAAGGAAGCGGACAAGTACATCATCGGCCTGTCCGAAAAAGGCCAGGACGACCTGGGCGAGGTCAGCTTCATCGACCTGCCGGAAACGGGAGCGATCAAAACGACCGACACCCTGATCGGCGTCGAAGCCGCCAAAGCGATGACCGACTTGACTTCTCCATTGGCCGGCACAATCACAGCCGTCAACGAAGCGCTGGAGAACAATCCGGAGAACCTGAACAGCAATGATGCAACAGTGAACTGGATCGTCGAACTGGCGGACGTTTCCGCTGAAGCTTTCGAAGCTCTGCAGAACGAATCCGGACTGTAA